The nucleotide sequence CCCAGCGCGCTGAAGTCCTGGCTAATAACATCGCCAACGCCGACACCCCGAACTACAAGGCCCGGGATTTGGACTTTGCTGCTGTGCTCGCCGCGCAGAGTGACAAGACCAAGAATGGCGCCTTTGCGTTGAACATGACCAACAACCGTCATATCGAAGCACAAGGCCTGGGCAATGGTGATGAGTCGCTGATGTATCGCACGCCGATGCAGCCGTCGATAGACCAGAACACCGTCGATGCCCAGTTGGAACAGTCGAACTACGCCGAAAACTCGGTGAACTTCCAAGCCAGCTTTACCCTGCTCAACAGCAAATTCAAAGGGCTGATGTCGGCCCTGCGCGGAGAGTAATTCATGTCTCTATCCAGTGTTTTCAATATTGCCGGTAGTGGCATGAGTGCGCAGACCACGCGTCTGAACACCGTTGCCAGTAACATCGCCAACGCCGAAACCGTATCGTCGAGCATTGACCAGACGTACCGTGCGCGCCACCCGGTGTTCGCCACCATGTTCCAGGCTGGCCAGAATGGCGGCAGCGATTCGCTGTTCCAGAGCCAGGATGCCGCGGGCCAGGGCGTCCAGGTCCTGGGTGTGGTCGAAGACCAGAGCAATCTGGAAGCGCGTTACGAACCCAACCATCCTGCCGCGAACGAAAAGGGCTACGTGTATTACCCCAACGTCAACGTGGTCGAGGAAATGGCTGACATGATTTCCGCCAGTCGCTCGTTCCAGACCAATGCGGAAATGATGAACACCGCCAAAACCATGATGCAGAAGGTCCTGACCCTGGGTCAGTGATAAGGGGCGCCAAAGAATGTCCGTCACTAACGATGTGTCGAGTAACTCGACGATCCAGGATCTGTTCAACACCAACGTCAAGGACACGGCGGCCAATAAGGACAGCCTGTCCGACGCTGCCAAGTCGGCTTCCGGCAATCAGGCCCTGGGCAAGGACGCGTTCCTGCAATTGTTGGTTACCCAATTGAAAAACCAGAACCCGCTGTCGCCTCAGGACAACGGCGCGTTCGTGGCGCAACTGGCGCAGTTCAGCAGTCTGGAAGGCATCAACACCTTGAACGACTCGGTGAATGCCATCTCCAGCAACTACAAGTCCTCGCAGGCATTGCAAGCGTCGTCGCTGGTGGGCCGTTCGGTGATTATTGATACCGACAAGGCGCTGGTTGATACGAGCAAGAGCTTCACCGGCTCGGTGGCCGTCACTTCGTCGGTGGGCAACGTCACCGTCAAGGTCTCCGACAAAGACGGCAATCTGGTCAAGACCATCGAGCTGGGTGCCCAAGGCGCCGGCAAGTCGGACTTCATCTGGGACGGCAAGAACGAAGCCGGCGAGACCGTCGACTCCGGCAATTACACCTTCGCGGCCAGCACAAAAAATGACGCGGGCGATACGGTGGCTCTGAGCACTTCGCTGCCGGCCACCGTTACCAGCGTCACCTTGAGCCAGACGGGCGGCGAAATGCTGCTCAATCTGTCGGGCGGCTTGGGCAGTATCAGGCTGTCGCAAATTCAGACTATCGGTACATAGAGCCGGCTAAACACGGCAAGAGGAGAGAACATGTCTTTTAATATCGGCCTCAGCGGCCTCTATGCGGCCAATAAACAACTGGACGTGACCGGCAATAACATCGCCAACGTCGCCACCACCGGCTTCAAGTCGTCTCGTGCGGAGTTTGCCGATATCTACGCGGCGTCCAAGCTCGGTACTGGCCATAACGCCATCGGCAGCGGGGTTAACCTCGCCGCTGTTTCCCAGCAATTCAGCCAAGGTGAAATCAACGGTACTGGCGGACTGCTGGACATGGCGATCAAGGGCGGTGGTTTTTTTGTACAGAAGGGTAGCGATGGCTCCCTGGAGTACACGCGTGCCGGCACCTTCAAACCGGACAAAGATGGCTTTGTCACCAACTCCGGCGGCACTTCGCGCCTGCAAGGCTATGCGGCGGACGAAAACGGCAAGATCATCAAGGGCGAACTGATTGACCTGCGTATCGATCAGTCGAACCTGCCACCGAAAGCCTCGACCAAGGTTGATTCGAGCAGCAACCTCAAGTCCACGGAACCGGTGATTGACCAGGCGCTTCATCCGTTCGACCCGAATGAAACATCGACTTTCACCACCCAGTACACCACCACGCTGTATGACACCCAGGGCAACTCGCACCCGATGGTGCAATACATGGTCAAGACCGGCTCCAATGAGTGGAAGTCCTACACCTTGATCGATGGCCGCAACCCTGATGGCACGCCTATCAGCGGTGTCGGTGCGGTCCCGCCCGTGGCCTCGACGCTGACGTTTGACACGGCCGGTGCCCTTGCAGGCATCGTCACACCGCCGAGCACCGTTTCCAATACCACCCTGACCGTTGATGACTGGAAGCCGGGCGTACTGAACAATGGTGTGTGGGAAGACAATGGCGCAGCGGCCAACCCTACCGGGATTGCCATCAACATGGCCAACATCACCCAGTACAATTCGGCCAGCTACCGTAACCCACCGGTCACCGACGGCTACGCCACGGGTGAAATCACGGGCTTGAAAATCGACGGCAGCGGCGTGCTGTTCGCCACCTTCAGCAACCAGCAGAGCAAGGCGATCGGCCAGCTCTCCCTGGCGAGCTTCAACAATGAACAGGGCCTGCAGGCAAATGGCGGCACTACCTGGAAAGAGACGTTCGCTTCCGGCCAACCAGGCTACGACGCGCCACAATCCGGTACCTTGGGGACGATTGTTGCCAACTCCCTGGAAAACTCCAACGTCAACCTGACCAGCGAACTGGTCGAACTGATCAAGGCCCAGAGCAACTTCCAGGCGAACTCGAAGACTATCTCCACGCAAAGCACCATCATGCAGACCATCATTCAGATGACCTGATGCGGTTGGCCTGACGCTTCACTTGAAAGCCCCTCGATCGAGGGGCTTTTTTATGCGCGTCATTTGAAGGCAAACCGCAGGCAAAAGAAAACCCCCGATGGATCCCGTTGCAGCCAGGGTCTATCGGGGGTTTCTCAACCTTGGAGGATTAGCCCCAAGGCAGGCTCAGCTTATTGGCAGGCTTCGCAATCCGGCTCGTCGATCGCGCAGGCCTTTGGCACTGGCGCTGGGCCGGCTGGAGCGGCGAGAACCGAGTCATCACCGTGGTTGCCGCTGGAAACCGCGTTCAGCTTGCCGGTGTTGATGGTCGACTTCTCGGTGCTGGTAGCGGCCAGGGCACGGAGGTAGTAAGTGGTTTTCAGGCCACGGTACCAAGCCATGCGGTAGGTCACGTCGAGCTTCTTGCCCGATGCGCCGGCGATGTACAGGTTCAGGGACTGAGCCTGGTCGATCCACTTCTGGCGACGGCTGGCAGCGTCGACGATCCACTTGGTGTCCACTTCGAACGCAGTCGCGTAGAGCTCTTTGAGTTCTTGCGGGATGCGCTCGATCTGCTGCACCGAACCGTCGTAGTACTTCAGGTCGTTGATCATGACCGAGTCCCACAGGCCACGGGCTTTCAGGTCGCGAACCAGGTATGGGTTGATCACGGTGAATTCGCCCGACAGGTTCGATTTCACATACAGGTTCTGGTAGGTCGGTTCGATCGACTGCGATACGCCGGTGATGTTGGCGATGGTCGCGGTCGGTGCGATGGCCATGATGTTGGAGTTACGAATGCCTTTCTGCACACGGGCACGTACCGGCGCCCAGTCCAGGGATTCGTTCAGGTCAACGTCGATGTACTTCTGGCCCCGCTGCTCGATCAGGATCTGTTGCGAATCCAGCGGCAGGATGCCTTTGGACCACAGCGAACCCTGGAACGTCTCGTAGGCGCCGCGCTCGTCGGCCAGGTCGCAGGAAGCCTGGATCGCGTAGTAGCTGACCGCTTCCATGGACTTGTCGGCGAACTCCACCGCAGCGTCCGAACCGTAAGGAATGTGCTGCAGGTACAGCGCGTCCTGGAAGCCCATGATGCCCAGGCCAACCGGACGGTGCTTGAAGTTGGAGTTCTGCGCCTGTGGTACCGAGTAGTAGTTGATGTCGATCACGTTATCGAGCATACGAACGGCGGTGTTCACGGTGCGTGCAAGCTTGGCGGTGTCCAGCTTGCCGTTGACGATGTGGTTCGGCAGGTTGATCGAGCCCAGGTTGCAAACGGCGATCTCGTCCTTGTTGGTGTTCAAGGTGATCTCGGTGCACAGGTTCGAGCTGTGGACCACGCCCACGTGCTGCTGCGGGCTGCGCAGGTTGCACGGGTCTTTGAAGGTCAACCATGGGTGGCCGGTTTCGAACAGCATGGAGAGCATCTTGCGCCACAGGTCTTTGGCCTGGATGGTCTTGAACAGTTTGATCTTGCCTGGGTACTGAGCCAGGGCTTCGTAGTACTCGTAACGCTCTTCGAAAGCCTTGCCGGTCAGGTCGTGCAGGTCGGGCACTTCGGAGGGCGAGAACAGGGTCCACTGGCCGTCATCGAAGACACGCTTCATGAACAGGTCAGGGATCCAGTTGGCAGTGTTCATGTCGTGGGTACGACGGCGATCATCACCGGTGTTCTTGCGCAGCTCGATGAACTCTTCAATGTCCATGTGCCAGGTTTCCAGGTAGGCGCAGACAGCGCCTTTGCGCTTGCCACCCTGGTTCACGGCGACGGCGGTGTCGTTCACTACTTTGAGGAACGGTACAACGCCCTGGGACTTGCCGTTGGTGCCCTTGATGTACGAACCCAGCGCACGCACCGGCGTCCAGTCGTTGCCCAGGCCGCCAGCGAACTTGGACAGCATGGCGTTGTCGTGGATCGCGTGGTAGATGCCCGACAGGTCATCCGGCACGGTGGTCAGGTAGCAGCTCGACAGCTGTGGACGCAAGGTACCGGCGTTGAACAGCGTCGGCGTCGACGACATGTAGTCGAACGACGACAGCAGGTTGTAGAACTCGATGGCGCGGTCTTCTTTGTGCTTCTCTTCGATCGCCAGGCCCATGGCCACGCGCATGAAGAACACTTGCGGCAGTTCGAAGCGGATACCGTCCTTGTGGATGAAGTAACGGTCATACAGGGTTTGCAGGCCCAGGTAGGTGAACTGCTGGTCGCGCTCGTGGTTGATCGCCTTGCCGAGTTTTTCCAGGTCGAAAGTGGCCAGGATCGGGTTCAGCAGCTCGAATTCGATACCCTTGGCGATGTAGGCAGGCAGGGCCTTGGCGTACAGGTCGGCCATTTCGTGATGGGTAGCGCTTTCGGCGACTTGCAGGAAGCCCAGGCCTTCGGCGCGCAGGGTGTCCATCAGCAGGCGGGCGGTCACGAACGAGTAGTTCGGCTCGCGCTCGACCAGGGTCCGGGCAGTCATTACCAGGGCGGTGTTGACGTCGGTCAGGGCCACGCCGTCATACAGGTTTTTCAGGGTTTCGCGCTGGATCAGGTCACCGTCGACTTCTTCCAGGCCTTCGCAGGCCTCGGTGATGATAGTGTTCAGGCGGCCCAGGTCCAGCGGTGCAAAAGTACCGTCGGCGAGAGTGATGCGGATCGACGGGTGCGCTTGTACGGCAGTCTCGTCGGCAGGGGTGCGCACGGCACGCTCCTTGGCGCGCGAATCACGGTAGATCACGTAGTCGCGAGCGACTTTCTGCTCGCCGGCACGCATCAGGGCCAGTTCGACCTGGTCCTGGATCTCTTCGATGTGGATGGTGCCGCCGGATGGCATGCGACGCTTGAAGGTCGCGGTGACTTGTTCGGTCAGACGGGCAACGGTGTCATGAATGCGCGACGAGGCGGCAGCGCTGCCGCCTTCAACTGCAAGAAACGCTTTGGTGATCGCGACGGTGATTTTGTCATCGGTGTAAGGAACGACAGTGCCGTTTCGCTTGATCACTCGCAATTGGCCGGGCGCGGTGGCGGACAGATCCATATTCGAATCAGCGGCCTGCGGCACGGAGCCTTGCGGGTTCTCGCGAGTTGTGTCGGTTTGCATGGGGGGTTATCTCCACATTCTGTATTTATTTGGGCACCATCAAAGTGCCCACCGTTCCGTCCTGAAGCACTTACAACAAGCCTTGGCCTGGCATAACAACTTCGGGACAGGAGGAAGGGAGCTGTTCGCGCCGCTTCCATGCCGAAGTCTGCGGTTCCGAGCCGTTGGCTCTTCACCGTATTCCTAATTGGGTGCCACTGTGTACTGCAACACCCGTACCGTTTTCTCCCATTCGGGGTTGGAAAACAGCGACCGACCGCACGGGCGATTGGTCTTCTGAAAAATGCATTAGTTCAACCAAGCAGGTGCAAGAAAGAGCTTGAGTTTCTTGTCTGATTTGTGTTTGGTTTTTTGGCTGAAAACCCTATATGTAGGGTTTTTTTAGCACCGAGCTACAAGATAATGCGTTTTGGGAGGCTTAGCAACGCACGACCTGTGGATAACGCTGTGGGTAAAATGTGTATGAATGGTGTAACTGCCGTGTAGGCCGCAGTGCTGCTGCATTGCACCGTTTGTCACCGAATATTCCAAGACCAACACACCCGGTTGAATTTTTGCGGGCGCGCACCCTACCACACAAAAACGCGATCGCCGAGTGCAATTCCAGGCTTGTATTCGAGGGCGGGCGCGTTGCTACAATCGACTTGCTATTGATCAGTGTTATGCCCTGATTACATGACAAATGCAGTGCGGCGGGCGAAGATCAAAAATGTGGCAGCGGGCAAGTGCGCTCCCACATTTGAACTGCGCTGTCCTGACATATTTCTTATAAAAACGAGGATCGCCGGTGGAACAAGAAGCCTGGCAGGTGCTGATAGTCGAGGACGATCAGCGTCTGGCCGAACTGACCCGGGACTATCTGGAGAGCAATGGCCTGAGCGTCGCGGTGGAGGGGAACGGCGCGTTGGCCGCCGCCCGGATCATCGCCGAGCAACCTGACCTGGTGATTCTCGACCTGATGCTGCCGGGCGAAGACGGCTTGAGCATTTGCCGCAAAGTGCGCGCGCGCTACGACGGGGTGATCCTGATGTTGACTGCGCGTACCGATGACATGGACCAGGTACTGGGCCTGGACATGGGTGCCGACGATTACGTCTGTAAACCGGTGCGTCCGCGCCTGTTACTGGCACGCATCCAGGCCTTATTGCGTCGCAGCGACAGTGCGGAGCCTGCGGCGCCGCAACCGCAGCGGCGCCTGCAATTCGGGCCACTGGTGGTCGACAATGCCTTGCGCGAAGCCTGGCTGCACGAGGCCGGCATCGAATTGACCAGCGCCGAGTTCGATTTATTGTGGCTGTTGGTGGTCAACGCCGGTCGCATTCTGTCCCGGGAAGAAATATTCACCGCCTTGCGCGGTATTGGCTACGACGGCCAGGACCGCTCCATCGATGTGCGTATTTCACGGATTCGCCCGAAAATCGGTGACGATCCGATCCACCCACGGCTGATCAAGACGATCCGCAGCAAAGGCTACCTGTTCGTCCCCGAAGCTGCCGCTGACTTGCGCCCGTGAACTCCATCTTTCTGCGCATCTACGGCGGCATGTGCGCGGCGCTGATCCTGGTGGCCCTGCTGGGGGTGCTGGCCTTGCACCTGCTCAATGAAGTGCGCAGTGGCCAGTATCGCGAGCGTCTGGCCCATGGCACGTTTGCCCTGATGGGTGACAACCTGCAGCCGATGAGTGCCATTGAGCGCCGACGCGCCCTGGCGGTGTGGGAGCGCCTGCTGGGGATTCCCCTGGAACTGCAGAAGGTGGCCGATGCCCATTTGGACCTGAGCCAGCGTAATCGCTTGCAGCGCGGCCAGGTGCTGGTCGAGCAGACCGGGCCCCACGCGGCCAAAGTCATGCGCCTGGTCAGTGAAAAAGAGCAACTGTTACTCACCGGCGAGGTGCAACAAATCAGTGAGCAATTGGCTCGCGCAACCATTTACCTGTTGGCCGATGAGCTGGTGCGCTTCCCGGACGCCGAGCAACCACAACGCCTGGCCGACCTGAAACAGGCCAAGGGTTTTGGTTTCGATATACATTTGGTCCCGCTGGACCAGGCTGACATGGATGACGACCAGCGCCGCCGCGTGGCTGAAGGCGATACCGTCATGGCGCTGGGCAAGGGCGGTG is from Pseudomonas mucidolens and encodes:
- the flgB gene encoding flagellar basal body rod protein FlgB codes for the protein MSISFDKALGIHEQALGFRAQRAEVLANNIANADTPNYKARDLDFAAVLAAQSDKTKNGAFALNMTNNRHIEAQGLGNGDESLMYRTPMQPSIDQNTVDAQLEQSNYAENSVNFQASFTLLNSKFKGLMSALRGE
- the flgC gene encoding flagellar basal body rod protein FlgC codes for the protein MSLSSVFNIAGSGMSAQTTRLNTVASNIANAETVSSSIDQTYRARHPVFATMFQAGQNGGSDSLFQSQDAAGQGVQVLGVVEDQSNLEARYEPNHPAANEKGYVYYPNVNVVEEMADMISASRSFQTNAEMMNTAKTMMQKVLTLGQ
- the flgD gene encoding flagellar hook assembly protein FlgD — encoded protein: MSVTNDVSSNSTIQDLFNTNVKDTAANKDSLSDAAKSASGNQALGKDAFLQLLVTQLKNQNPLSPQDNGAFVAQLAQFSSLEGINTLNDSVNAISSNYKSSQALQASSLVGRSVIIDTDKALVDTSKSFTGSVAVTSSVGNVTVKVSDKDGNLVKTIELGAQGAGKSDFIWDGKNEAGETVDSGNYTFAASTKNDAGDTVALSTSLPATVTSVTLSQTGGEMLLNLSGGLGSIRLSQIQTIGT
- the flgE gene encoding flagellar hook protein FlgE, coding for MSFNIGLSGLYAANKQLDVTGNNIANVATTGFKSSRAEFADIYAASKLGTGHNAIGSGVNLAAVSQQFSQGEINGTGGLLDMAIKGGGFFVQKGSDGSLEYTRAGTFKPDKDGFVTNSGGTSRLQGYAADENGKIIKGELIDLRIDQSNLPPKASTKVDSSSNLKSTEPVIDQALHPFDPNETSTFTTQYTTTLYDTQGNSHPMVQYMVKTGSNEWKSYTLIDGRNPDGTPISGVGAVPPVASTLTFDTAGALAGIVTPPSTVSNTTLTVDDWKPGVLNNGVWEDNGAAANPTGIAINMANITQYNSASYRNPPVTDGYATGEITGLKIDGSGVLFATFSNQQSKAIGQLSLASFNNEQGLQANGGTTWKETFASGQPGYDAPQSGTLGTIVANSLENSNVNLTSELVELIKAQSNFQANSKTISTQSTIMQTIIQMT
- a CDS encoding ribonucleoside-diphosphate reductase subunit alpha, with protein sequence MQTDTTRENPQGSVPQAADSNMDLSATAPGQLRVIKRNGTVVPYTDDKITVAITKAFLAVEGGSAAASSRIHDTVARLTEQVTATFKRRMPSGGTIHIEEIQDQVELALMRAGEQKVARDYVIYRDSRAKERAVRTPADETAVQAHPSIRITLADGTFAPLDLGRLNTIITEACEGLEEVDGDLIQRETLKNLYDGVALTDVNTALVMTARTLVEREPNYSFVTARLLMDTLRAEGLGFLQVAESATHHEMADLYAKALPAYIAKGIEFELLNPILATFDLEKLGKAINHERDQQFTYLGLQTLYDRYFIHKDGIRFELPQVFFMRVAMGLAIEEKHKEDRAIEFYNLLSSFDYMSSTPTLFNAGTLRPQLSSCYLTTVPDDLSGIYHAIHDNAMLSKFAGGLGNDWTPVRALGSYIKGTNGKSQGVVPFLKVVNDTAVAVNQGGKRKGAVCAYLETWHMDIEEFIELRKNTGDDRRRTHDMNTANWIPDLFMKRVFDDGQWTLFSPSEVPDLHDLTGKAFEERYEYYEALAQYPGKIKLFKTIQAKDLWRKMLSMLFETGHPWLTFKDPCNLRSPQQHVGVVHSSNLCTEITLNTNKDEIAVCNLGSINLPNHIVNGKLDTAKLARTVNTAVRMLDNVIDINYYSVPQAQNSNFKHRPVGLGIMGFQDALYLQHIPYGSDAAVEFADKSMEAVSYYAIQASCDLADERGAYETFQGSLWSKGILPLDSQQILIEQRGQKYIDVDLNESLDWAPVRARVQKGIRNSNIMAIAPTATIANITGVSQSIEPTYQNLYVKSNLSGEFTVINPYLVRDLKARGLWDSVMINDLKYYDGSVQQIERIPQELKELYATAFEVDTKWIVDAASRRQKWIDQAQSLNLYIAGASGKKLDVTYRMAWYRGLKTTYYLRALAATSTEKSTINTGKLNAVSSGNHGDDSVLAAPAGPAPVPKACAIDEPDCEACQ
- a CDS encoding response regulator, with the protein product MEQEAWQVLIVEDDQRLAELTRDYLESNGLSVAVEGNGALAAARIIAEQPDLVILDLMLPGEDGLSICRKVRARYDGVILMLTARTDDMDQVLGLDMGADDYVCKPVRPRLLLARIQALLRRSDSAEPAAPQPQRRLQFGPLVVDNALREAWLHEAGIELTSAEFDLLWLLVVNAGRILSREEIFTALRGIGYDGQDRSIDVRISRIRPKIGDDPIHPRLIKTIRSKGYLFVPEAAADLRP